DNA from Candidatus Campbellbacteria bacterium:
CCATATACGTAAACACTATACTACACCACGCACTGAGGATATAAAAACAGCCTCGCCACAGCTGTGTGGCGAGGCTGTTTTTCTTATTTTACTGTTTATACACTGGATATGTTTTTGGATCTATTGTTCGTTCAAAACACACTCGTCCCGAATCGTGAACAAAGTTTCCACTCATACCCCCCATGTCGTAGTACACAGGTGCAGGTGCTGTTTTTGCCGAATCAAGATTTGCTTGAGCAAACGTCGCACACAATTCAAACGAAAGAGGTTTAAGCACCGTGTATTCATATGATTCTTGTGATTGTGGGTCAACGGGTGCGCGGTATCCACTAATATCATCAGAAAGTGCACCTAGAGTTGTTGGCAATGCGTTGTGCTTTTGGTAGTAAAGGGTAATCTCCTGTTGAACACCCGAAAGGTCGTTCACTCGTTGTTCATCAAAACGAAGCGCACGAACTTGAGATGGTGAGCCCGCAACAACAAGTCCCCACACAACAACTCCAACAACTCCAATGACGGCAAGCACGATGAGTGTTTTGTTTACTTTTGTATCCTTTGACTCTGCACGACGTAAATCATAGAAGTAGTAGGCAAAGATAATTCCAGCAACAACAAATACTGAAAGCATTTTCCAAATAAACCGAGATGAAATTTCTCCACCAAGGTATGTATTCACCAGCGCGATAATGTCACCCGCAACCGCCGCACCAGCAATAAAGAGTGTGAAGTA
Protein-coding regions in this window:
- a CDS encoding DUF5671 domain-containing protein, with translation MDKPKMTPKDFFMYLGTAVALYASAGALIAIFFSIINTLLPDALNPQYMSSWATSGMRFAMSTLLVAFPLYIVLSWLIRKDIARDVAKYQLAIRKWFVYFTLFIAGAAVAGDIIALVNTYLGGEISSRFIWKMLSVFVVAGIIFAYYFYDLRRAESKDTKVNKTLIVLAVIGVVGVVVWGLVVAGSPSQVRALRFDEQRVNDLSGVQQEITLYYQKHNALPTTLGALSDDISGYRAPVDPQSQESYEYTVLKPLSFELCATFAQANLDSAKTAPAPVYYDMGGMSGNFVHDSGRVCFERTIDPKTYPVYKQ